The sequence CGCTGGACCCGCAGGAGGTCATCACCTACGTCTCCGCGCACGACAACGAGACGCTGTTCGACGCGGTCCAGTTGAAGGCGCGGCGCGACCTGCCCATGGCGGAGCGCGTGCGCATGCACAACCTGGGCATCTCGCTGGTGGCGCTGGGCCAGGGCATCCCGTTCTTCCACGCGGGTGACGAACTGCTGCGCTCCAAGTCGCTGGACCGCAACAGCTACAACTCCGGGGACTGGTTCAACAAGGTGGACTGGACCTACCAGTCCAACAACTGGGGCGTGGGCCTGCCCCCGGCCGCGGACAACCAGGGCAACTGGGCGCTCTTCGGGCCGCTCTTGGCGGACCCGGCGCTGAAGCCGGCGAACGCGGACATCGTCCGGGCGCGTGACCACTTCGAGGAGATGCTGACCATCCGCAAGAGCTCGCGGCTGTTCCGCCTGCGCACCGGTGACGAGGTGAAGCAGTTGGTGCACTTCGAGAACACCGGACCGGACCAGATTCCGGGCCTCATCGTGATGGCCATGCAGGAGCACGGCACGAACAAGGAGGGCGCGCGCGCCATCGTGCTGTTCAACGGCACGGACGACGCCCAGACGTTCAAGGCGGACGGGTACAAGTCCCTGAAGCTCAAGCTGCACCCGGCGCAGCAGGCGTCCACGGACGCCGTGGTGCGCACGGCGGCGTACGACAAGGCCACCGGCGGCTTCACGGTGCCGGCCCGCACCACCGCGGTGTTCGTCACCGACGACGCGGTGGAGGAGCCGGACGAGTCCGACGGCTGCAACTGCCAGAGCACGGTGCCCGGCCCGCTGGGCGCCACCAGCCTGCTGATGCTCTGCGGCCTGGCGCTGAAGCTGCGCCGCCGCCGGGCGTAGGCCCGGAGGTCACTCGCTGGAAATGAAGCGGGCCCCGGATGCGAAGCGCGTCCGGGGCCCGTGGTGTTTCAGGGGTGGGGAGTCCTCAGGGGACGGTGAGGATCTCCGCGCCCGTGTCGGTGACGAGCAGGGTGTGCTCGAACTGGGCGCTGCGCAGGCCGTCCGCGGTGACGACGGTCCAGTCGTCGTTCCACGTGCGGTGGTCCCAGTGGCCCTGGTTGATCATCGGCTCCACGGTGAAGATCATCCCGGGCTGCATGACGGTGTCCGCTTCCGGCTCGTAGTAGTGCGGAATCTGGAGCGCGGTGTGGAACGTCTCACCGATGCCGTGGCCGCAGTAGGCGCGCACCACGCTGGTGCCGTTCTTCACGGCGTGGGCCTCCACCGCGCGGCCAATGTCGCTGATGGGGCGGCCGGGCTTCACCGCGGCGATGCCGATGTCCAGGCACTCCCTGGCAATCTGGACCAGGCGCTGGTGCTGCGGCTCCACGTTGCCCACCAGGTACGTGGCCGAGCAGTCCCCGTGGACGCCATCCAGGTAGATGGTGATGTCCAGGTTGACGATGTCGCCGTCCTCCAGCGCGCGGCTGTCGGGGATGCCGTGGCAGATGACCTCGTTGACGGAGGTGCAGAGCGACTTGGGGAACTTGTGGTAGTTCAGCGTGCTGGGGTAGCCGCCGCGCTTGAGGTAGGCCTCGTGCGCGATGGCGTCCAGCTCGTCCGTGGTGATGCCCACGCGCACGTGCTGCGCGGTCTCCACCAGCACCTGGGCGGCGGCCTGGCAGGCGCGGCGCATGCGGGCGATGACGTCCGGCGACTTCACGTCCGGCTCGTTGCGCGAGCGCGAGGGCCGGCCGGCCATGGAGTCCGCGTAGTCCGGCCGGGCGATGGTGAGGGGCACCACGCGGCGGGGGCTGACGATGCCCGGGCGGATGCCCTTGCGGTTCGTGTCCGGGCCCTTCTTGCGGGCCTCCACGGTGTCCGCGCCGCGGTGGCACTTCTTGTACTTGGAGCCACTGCCGCACCAGCAGGCGTCATTGGGCCCGGGGAGGACGGCGGGGGCGGTTCGGGGGGTGGCGGTGGTCATCGGGAACCTCGGGAGCTTGTGTCGGTGATGGCGGCCTGGCGGGCGCGGGCCCAGCGGAGCATCTGGGGCTTGAGCCAGAGGCGCGGGCGCCCGGCGCCCAGGTCGAGCACCGGACGGGGCATGTCCGGATAACGGCGCAGGTACGTACTGACGCTGTTGGGGTGGGCCAGGCGCAGGAGGCCCGCCACCTCCTGGGCGTCAATCAGGTCCTTCGTGTTCACCAGGGGGCACATGGGGCGTGTCTATACCCATAGACACCCGGGGATGCACGGTTTCCTTCCAACGCGCCAGGCTGGGGGGCCTGACGGCCAGGGGCCTGCCTGCTTCCGGACACGACAAAGCCCCGGGCTCCATGGAGGAACCCGGGGCTTCGGGACGGCGGGGACGTCAGGTGGGGAGGACTACTCCGCCCACCAGGTCTCGGTCATCACGCTGAAGCCGGTCACGGTGTCCACGTAGATGTGGACGGTGTTGCGGCTCCAGGGGTCGTTCTCGTAGGTGATGATGCAGCCCTTGAACGACCGGCCCGCGATGAGCGAGTCCAGGTTCGCGAAGCCCGCGGTGCGGACCGAGGCGGGGATGAGCGTGTTGCCGTTGACGTAGGCGACGGCGTTCTGGACCGCGGCGCGAACCTCGGCGGCGTCGGCCAGGTTCGGGCGGACGTAGGCGCCGGACGGGACGCTGCTCGGCTCCAGGCCGAAGCAGGTCTTGTCGTCGCGGTAGTAGTGCTGCTCGGACGCGATGTTCCACCAGTCGAAGTGGCGCAGCGTGGTGGCGCCATAGGAGCCGTTGCTGGGGATGGCGTTCACCGCGGCGAAGAGCGCCTCCAGCGGGCGGCTCAGGGTGGCGGAGTTGCGGATGTTGCGGAAGCTCACGTCACCGATGCCCGCCGTGTCGGCGATCTGCTGCGCGGTGGTGAAGGGGCGCGTGTTGAGCAGGTTCACGGCGCCGTTCCACGCGTCCGGCAGGACGTCGTGCAGCTCCGAGTCGTCGATGCTGTTCACCAGGTTGACGATGGCGGTCTGGTCGTCGCGGGAGATGGCGATGCCATCCAGGATGCCGACACAGTCCGCGTCGATGAAGTCCATCGTCCGGGCGCCGCCCTCGAGCTGCTTGAGCCGGGTCGGGCCGACGAGCGGCACGGTGGACAGGTCCGCCAGCGACGTGAACGGCGCGGTGGCGCGGCGGTTCACGATGTTGGTGACCACGTTGCTGGGCAGATAACGGTCGAGCAGCGAGTACGACGCCGTGTTCGCGAACTCGAGGATGCCGGAGCACTCGATGGCCACGTCGACGTTCGTCTGCGTGAGGATGGGCGCCTGCTGCTGCTCGACGGCCGGGGTGGAGGGAGCGGACTCGGAGGGAGTCTCCGCCTGGGGACCGGGGCCGCAAGCGGCGAGCATGCTCACGGCAAGAAGGGCTGTGCCAAGACGACGCATCAGGAACTCCTGAATGAGGGGGAGGTGCTGCGTGAGACGCGGCTCAATACACCAAATCCGTCTGACACATCCCGCTTGTTCAGCGACTTGTTCATGTCACATTTCAGTCACCACCGGCTGATTCCGCTGGGAGCATTCCGCGCGGACATCAGGGTGAGACTTCCTGACGTGAGAACACATGATCCAGGGGTTCTGGCCCGGCTCCAGCTGGACTGACCTTCCAGGTTGAGTGGACTTCATGCGACCCTATGGGTCCATGGGTCCGGAAGTGGCACAGGTGTTCCCGGCGGCGCTCCAGCCCGGTGCGGTGGTGGGGTGCTGGCGCGTGGTGGGGACGTTGGGGGTGGGCGGGTACGGCGCCGTCTATCGGGTGGAGCCGCTGGACGCGCCGGGACGGAGCTTCGCGCTCAAGCTGTCGCTGCATCCGGATCCCGCCCGGGCACTGCGGGAGATGGCGCTGCTGTTGGATCGGGCGTGTCACCCGAACGTCGTCCGGGTGCATGCCACGGGGCGGTGGCCGGACCCGGTGGAGGGGCTGCCGTACTTCGTCATGGACTGCGTGGAGGGGATGGCGCTCCACGCCTGGGCGGAGACGGTCAACCCCACGTTCCGGCAGGTGGCCATGGTGGGAGGCTCGGTGGCCATGACGCTGGGCGTGTTGCATGCCCGAGGGGTGCTGCACCGGGACCTCAAGCCAGAGCACCTGTTGATCCGCACGCGGGGGCAGGTGCCCGTGCTGATCGACTTCGGCGCGGGGGACCAGGCGGGGGCCCTGACGCTCACGACCACCACCCTGCCCCCGGGCACGCTGCACCTGCGCAGTCCGGAGGCCATCCGCTTCCAGCAGCGCCACTGGAGGCAGCCAGAGCTGCGCTATCCCTACAGCGCGGCGGATGACCTGTATGCGCTGGGTGTCTGCCTGTACCGGGCCGTCACCGGCCACTACCCGTTCCCGCCGGACCAGGAGCCGGAGCTGCTGTCGGTGGCCATCACGGAGCGGCTGCCGCCGTCTCCTCGGGACATCAACCCACAGGTGCCGGAGCCCCTGTCGCGGGCCATCCTGAAGCTGCTGGAGAAGGAGCCGGAGCAGCGGCCCCGCACGGGCGAGGCGGCGCATGCAGAGCTGATGCGGGGGCTGCTGTCAGGAGGGGCCACGGCGTTCGAGGCGCACCTCTTCGATGAGATTCCGGGCAAGCCGAATCAGATCCGCCGGCCGGCATGGCCATCGCAGCCCTACCTGACGCCCGCGCCCCGGCCCGCCCCCGTGACGGCAACCCCACGCCGGTTTCCGGCCTGGGGCTGGGTGGGGGTGGTGATGTGCCTGGGGTTGCTGCTGGCGGGACCTGGGACCTGGGAGGTCCTTCCGCGAGGCTGGACTCGCCATACAACCCCAGAGGTTCCAGAGAGGGTTTCCGCCCTGCTTGGTCATAAACTGGCCAGTGAGCCGGACCGCCCGCACAGTGTTCCTGTCGCCACTCCGGCGACCGCTGCCCCCGTGGTGGCGCCGAAAGGGGAACCTGCTCTCGTGACAACCAAGCCGCCTGTTCCGCCGTCTCCGAAGCCCGGTCGCACCCTCAAGGCCGCGGCGATTGCGTCCTGCGTGGCCGGCATGGCCTGCGCCAGCGCGCCCCTGGTGGACCGGCCCACGCCCCCCGCCGAGGACTGTCCAGAGGATGCCAAGGCGGCCATGAATGCGCTGAAGATCACGGGTTACACATGGGCAGCCGTGTTCGACCCGAACACCCGCGCTGACTTCGTCACCGTCCGCGAGGGACGTGCCGCTTTGTACACCCACGGCAGCCAGGGACGTGTGAGGCATAACTCCATGCTCACAGGCACGCTCTACGTCGGCAACAAACGGGTCTACGGCCGTTTCACGCAACTGCGTGAGAGCAGGACCGGTGAAACATTTCCTGTCTGTCTCCAGCTCTGGTTCTTGGATGACAGGACGCGGGGTATTCCACGCAGTGAAGGAGGTGACGAGGACACCGCCGTCGTCCCCAACCTGATCTCCGTGGAGTCCATCTGGCGATTCGACGCATAGGAGTGAGCGTGCTCCTGCTCCTGATTCCGCTCCTCGCAGCCGCGCATGGAGGGGTGTGCGACGAGGACTGTGCCAGCGCAGGGCTGACGGCGATGCTCTCCGAAGACCTCCTGGATCAAAAGGGAGTCCGGGCGCTGGAGGTGAAGACGTCCGAAGCGACCTCCTCGGACCCGATGTTCCAGGTCAGGACCTTCCGCTCCGTGCTCCGGGTTGCTGTGCAGTTGGAGTTTCCCGGGCGGACGTCCCTCCCCGGCAAGGTTTCGAAGGCCAGTCTCAGTGGTCCGAAGCAGCAGGCCTTGAGGGTCGTGGCGACACGCCAGCTCGATCCCACGTCTGAAGCCGGGACTGCCCGGATCATCGTGGAAGCCGAGGCAACTGTCCTGGAAGCTGGCGGTGTCTACACACTGGAGCTGCAGGATCCGGAAGGCACGCGACTGCTCGTCCTGCCAGGGGTGCGGTTTCCGTCCCTCTGAGCACCGGTGGCGCGCCCCCGGGGAGCACTTCGCGCAAACCTGTCCGACAGTCGGACAGGTTTGTGGCGTGAGGCACCCAGGGGTGGCCGGCCACGAGGACGGTGGGCCCGCGCATCCATGTCAGACCCCTCTGGTTGGATGCGCGTGGCGTGGGTGAGGAGGAGGACGGTGATGGAGCGGGTGGGACGCGTGGCGTACGTGGAGGAGCAACTCGAGCGCTACATTTCGCTGGGGATGCTGCCGAGGGGGCAGTTCGCCTCGGAAGAGAAGCTGGCGCGTGAGTTCAACTGCTGCCGGGGCACTGTGCGCGAGGCGTTCCGGCGACTGGCGGCGCGAGGCCTGGTGGTGAAGCACCCCGGTCGCAAGACGCGCGCGGTGGCGCTGGATGAGTCGCTGACGCTGGAGAACCTGGGCCTGGCGCTGCATCACCGGCACACCGAGGAGGGCCGGCGGCTTTTTGAGGGCTTCTTCAGCCTCAAGCGTCAGGTGCTGGTGGAGCTGCTGGCCGACTGCTGCACGAAGGCCTCCGCGTCGCAGGTGGGCCAGTTGGAGTCCGTCTGTTACGCGCTCTCGGACGCGGCGCGCTGGGAGCCTGGTACCCGCTGCGCGCAGCTGGAATTCGAATTGCTGCGGCTGGCGGCCCATGCGGCTGCGCGTCCCGGGCATCTGCTCCTCATCCAGTCACTGCAACGGGCCCTGCGAGGCAACGCGGCCCGGCTGCTGTCCTTCATGGGCGGAGAGTCGCTGCGCGAGTGGGCCCGCTGCGCGATGCACGCCCTCGGCGAGCGCGATGTGGGAACGCTCCAGCACCAGTTGCCGGCGCTGATGAAGGCTTGCGATGAGGGCGTGCTGGACGCTTTTGCTCCTGCACCTCGGGAGGCTGCACTTCCTGAGGAGCCCGAAGCCACCGCGCCAGCCTCCTCTCAAGATGGGGCTTTGGAGGTACGCCCCTGCGTGGAGGAGGCGGTCCCCCTGGCGCCGGACGGTGGGGAGTGTGCCGGGAAACGTGACACTCCTGGCCTTGGGCCACCTGTCCGACTGGCGGACAGGTGGAGGCGATTCGTCCACGGAGGGTGGCCTCCCGCCCGAGCTTCGACCCACCGGCTCCCGTGGACGAGACCGCGGGGCCGTGTGGCTAGAACCCCATCGTGAGTGCGAGCTGCTCCGTGCGGTCCATGTCCGAGGCCACCTGCGCCAGCTTCTCGCGGATGGAGCCGGGTGCGTCCGTTCCCAGGAAGAGCCGCAGCGTCGGGACTCCCGCCGCCACCGCGTCCACGATGGCCTTCGCGGCCTTCCGTGGGTCCCCGGGCTGCGTGCCCGCGGACTGGGCCACCCAGGCTCTCGTGGGGCCCATCGACTCCGCGTAGGCAGGCAGCTCCGGCATCGACCGGAACCCGGGGCCCAGCAGGTTCGTGCGAAACATCCCCGGCTCCACGAGGAGCACCTTCACCCCGAACGGCGCGATCTCCTTCGCCAGCGCCTCGGAGATGCCTTCCAGTGCGTGCTTCGCCGCGCTGTAAGCCCCCGCGCCCGGGTACCCGACCAGCCCGGTCAGACTCGAGACCTGCACGATGATGCCCGTCCGCCGCTCGCGCATGTGCGGCAGCACCGCTCGCGTCATCGACACCGCTCCGAAGAAGAGCGGCTCGAATATCGCTCGCAGCTCCGCTTCGCTCGTTTCCTCCAACGCTCCCAACACCGAGTAGCCCGCGTTGTTCACCAGCACGTCGATGGCCCCGAAGCGCTTCAGCGCCGCGGTGATGGACTCCTGCACCTGCTCTGGCTTCGTCACGTCCAGTTGGAGCGCGAGCACCCGGTCCGGGGCCCTCGCCACCAGGTCATCCAGCTTCCGCGGGTCTCGCGCCGTCGCGACCACGCGCTCGCCCCTGGCGATGACCTCTTCCACGATGTGCCTGCCGAACCCCGTTGACGACCCCGTGACGAACCAGACCCTGCTCTGTGCGTTCATGACTGCCTCCCTGGGCCCTTACCTATGGCCCTCCCCTCCGCTCCGAAACGCGTCGTCTCTGCATTCACTTTGTAGTTACGCTAAGGAATGCGCGACGACCTCTCCGGCCTCATGGCGTTCCTCGCGGTGGCTCGCAGGCGGAGCTTCACCGCCGCGGCGACGGAGCTCCGGGTCACTCCTTCGGCGGTGAGCCAGAGCCTCCGGGCCCTCGAGGAACGCGTCGGGGTGCGGCTCCTCCAGCGCACCACGCGCAGCGTCGGGCTCACCGAAGCCGGCACGCGGTTCCTCTCCCGGCTCGAGCCCGCGATGCTCGGCGTGCAGGACGCCTTCGAGTCCCTGAGCGAGCTTCGCGGCCGGCCCGCCGGCCTCCTGCGTCTGACCCTGCCTCGCTATGGCTACCAGGAGGTACTTGGTCCGCGCCTCGCGGAGTTCCTCACCGCCCATCCCGACATCCGCGTGGACATCCAGTTGGACGACGCGCTCGTCAACATCGTCCAGCAGGGCTTCGATGCGGGCTTCCGCTTCGGCGAGCTCGTGGAGCGCGAGATGATCGCCATCCCGGTGAGCGGTGACATCCCCATGTTCGTGGTGGGGGCGCCGTCGTACCTGGCGGCTCGAGGCAAGCCGAAGCACCCTCGCGACCTGCGCGACCACGACTGCGTCAACTACCGCAGCCGGACCACCGGCGGCATCCTCCCCTGGGGCCTCACCGACGACGGCAAGCGCATCGACGTCGCCGTCGTGGGCCGCGTGGTGGTGGATGACGCGGAGCTGGTGCTGGATGCCGCCGTCGCCGGGCTGGGGCTCGCCTATGTGCCGGAGAGCCGCGCCCGGAAGCTGCTCGCGGAGAAGCGCCTGGTGCGAGTGCTCGAGGCGTACTCCCCCACCCTCCCCGGCTTCTTCCTCTACTACCCGAGCCGGGCCCACGTGCCGCTCAAGCTCAAGGCGCTCATCGACTTCTTCAAGCTGAAGCGGCGGCGCTGATCACGGACAGCGCGGGCGGCGCCAGCCACGGGGCCGCCAGCGCTTCGGCCTCCTCCAGCAACCGCAGGCGCCGGGACTCCTCGGGGAACGGCGCCACCGTGCTCCGGGGGAGCGCGTCGTACGTGCGCCCGTCCAGCACCCGCCCCGCCGCCGCCTTGCGCTTGCCGCCCCACTGCTTGAAGAAGAAGGCGACGCCCGCCGCGGCGCACTGCTCGCGCACGGAGCGCACCCAGTCCGGGTCCAGCGGCCGGGCCTTCGCGCCGCTCTCTCCGCCGACAATCACTCCGTCCACGCCGGTGAAGTCCACCGTGCCCAGGTCCTCCAGCAGCGGCTCGATGGACAGGAACCGCACCCTCGCGGGCGTGGCTTGCAGGTGCTTCACTCGCGGCAGGCCGTACTTCCGGTCCTCCACGCTCACGCCCCACCACACGTTCGGCAGCCTCGCCGCGAACGCGAGCCGCGTGGACAAGAGCCGCTGCATCCGCTCCGCGCGCTTCGTCAGCACCTGGAACGTGTGCCAGCCCGCCAGCGCCATCACCCGCGCCACCGTTTCGATGTACGCCTCCGGGACTTCGTCCAGGAAGAGGTCGCTCATCGAGTTCACGAACACGCGCTTGGGCGCCTTCCAGCGCAGCGGCTCGGCGAGCTTGCCTGGAATCAACTTCAGGTCGAAGCCCTGCTCATACGGGTGGCCCGGCACGCCCCGGAAACGCTCCGCGAAGGTTTCCGCGTAGCAGTGCTTGCACCCGGGGCTCAGCTTCACGCAGCCGCGCACCGGGTTCCACGTCGCATCCGTCCACTCGATCTTGGAGTTGTCAGCCATGGCGTCCGGATGGAACACCCGGCCTGGTTGCCTCCATCCCCTACTTCGCGGGAGGCGTCTCGGGCACGGTCAGCGACTTCGCGCGCTTCTCCACCGCGCGCAGCGTGTCCACCACCGCGTCCTTCTGCCCCACGTTGGCCAGGAACCCGGGGATGGAGCCGGCCGGGTCCACCGTGAACTTGTAGACGACCCAGGAGGTGCCCTCGCCCTTCGGCTCCACCCTCCAGCTGCCCTCGTTCAGCCGCAGGCGCACCACGTCCCTCCTGGCGGGGAACGCGTCCGGCTCCGCCTTCCAGCGCTGCTGGTAGACGCCCGTCCCGTCCGGCGCGACCTTCGACTCCGTCACCACGTGGCAGATGTAGTCCCGTGACGACACCACCGGCAGGTCCAGCCGCGTGTACGTGAGCCG comes from Corallococcus macrosporus and encodes:
- a CDS encoding serine/threonine protein kinase, with the translated sequence MRPYGSMGPEVAQVFPAALQPGAVVGCWRVVGTLGVGGYGAVYRVEPLDAPGRSFALKLSLHPDPARALREMALLLDRACHPNVVRVHATGRWPDPVEGLPYFVMDCVEGMALHAWAETVNPTFRQVAMVGGSVAMTLGVLHARGVLHRDLKPEHLLIRTRGQVPVLIDFGAGDQAGALTLTTTTLPPGTLHLRSPEAIRFQQRHWRQPELRYPYSAADDLYALGVCLYRAVTGHYPFPPDQEPELLSVAITERLPPSPRDINPQVPEPLSRAILKLLEKEPEQRPRTGEAAHAELMRGLLSGGATAFEAHLFDEIPGKPNQIRRPAWPSQPYLTPAPRPAPVTATPRRFPAWGWVGVVMCLGLLLAGPGTWEVLPRGWTRHTTPEVPERVSALLGHKLASEPDRPHSVPVATPATAAPVVAPKGEPALVTTKPPVPPSPKPGRTLKAAAIASCVAGMACASAPLVDRPTPPAEDCPEDAKAAMNALKITGYTWAAVFDPNTRADFVTVREGRAALYTHGSQGRVRHNSMLTGTLYVGNKRVYGRFTQLRESRTGETFPVCLQLWFLDDRTRGIPRSEGGDEDTAVVPNLISVESIWRFDA
- a CDS encoding helix-hairpin-helix domain-containing protein, which encodes MRRLGTALLAVSMLAACGPGPQAETPSESAPSTPAVEQQQAPILTQTNVDVAIECSGILEFANTASYSLLDRYLPSNVVTNIVNRRATAPFTSLADLSTVPLVGPTRLKQLEGGARTMDFIDADCVGILDGIAISRDDQTAIVNLVNSIDDSELHDVLPDAWNGAVNLLNTRPFTTAQQIADTAGIGDVSFRNIRNSATLSRPLEALFAAVNAIPSNGSYGATTLRHFDWWNIASEQHYYRDDKTCFGLEPSSVPSGAYVRPNLADAAEVRAAVQNAVAYVNGNTLIPASVRTAGFANLDSLIAGRSFKGCIITYENDPWSRNTVHIYVDTVTGFSVMTETWWAE
- a CDS encoding DUF5131 family protein, with amino-acid sequence MADNSKIEWTDATWNPVRGCVKLSPGCKHCYAETFAERFRGVPGHPYEQGFDLKLIPGKLAEPLRWKAPKRVFVNSMSDLFLDEVPEAYIETVARVMALAGWHTFQVLTKRAERMQRLLSTRLAFAARLPNVWWGVSVEDRKYGLPRVKHLQATPARVRFLSIEPLLEDLGTVDFTGVDGVIVGGESGAKARPLDPDWVRSVREQCAAAGVAFFFKQWGGKRKAAAGRVLDGRTYDALPRSTVAPFPEESRRLRLLEEAEALAAPWLAPPALSVISAAASA
- a CDS encoding oxidoreductase; translation: MNAQSRVWFVTGSSTGFGRHIVEEVIARGERVVATARDPRKLDDLVARAPDRVLALQLDVTKPEQVQESITAALKRFGAIDVLVNNAGYSVLGALEETSEAELRAIFEPLFFGAVSMTRAVLPHMRERRTGIIVQVSSLTGLVGYPGAGAYSAAKHALEGISEALAKEIAPFGVKVLLVEPGMFRTNLLGPGFRSMPELPAYAESMGPTRAWVAQSAGTQPGDPRKAAKAIVDAVAAGVPTLRLFLGTDAPGSIREKLAQVASDMDRTEQLALTMGF
- the map gene encoding type I methionyl aminopeptidase, giving the protein MTTATPRTAPAVLPGPNDACWCGSGSKYKKCHRGADTVEARKKGPDTNRKGIRPGIVSPRRVVPLTIARPDYADSMAGRPSRSRNEPDVKSPDVIARMRRACQAAAQVLVETAQHVRVGITTDELDAIAHEAYLKRGGYPSTLNYHKFPKSLCTSVNEVICHGIPDSRALEDGDIVNLDITIYLDGVHGDCSATYLVGNVEPQHQRLVQIARECLDIGIAAVKPGRPISDIGRAVEAHAVKNGTSVVRAYCGHGIGETFHTALQIPHYYEPEADTVMQPGMIFTVEPMINQGHWDHRTWNDDWTVVTADGLRSAQFEHTLLVTDTGAEILTVP
- a CDS encoding DUF2381 family protein, translated to MLLLLIPLLAAAHGGVCDEDCASAGLTAMLSEDLLDQKGVRALEVKTSEATSSDPMFQVRTFRSVLRVAVQLEFPGRTSLPGKVSKASLSGPKQQALRVVATRQLDPTSEAGTARIIVEAEATVLEAGGVYTLELQDPEGTRLLVLPGVRFPSL
- a CDS encoding GntR family transcriptional regulator; translated protein: MERVGRVAYVEEQLERYISLGMLPRGQFASEEKLAREFNCCRGTVREAFRRLAARGLVVKHPGRKTRAVALDESLTLENLGLALHHRHTEEGRRLFEGFFSLKRQVLVELLADCCTKASASQVGQLESVCYALSDAARWEPGTRCAQLEFELLRLAAHAAARPGHLLLIQSLQRALRGNAARLLSFMGGESLREWARCAMHALGERDVGTLQHQLPALMKACDEGVLDAFAPAPREAALPEEPEATAPASSQDGALEVRPCVEEAVPLAPDGGECAGKRDTPGLGPPVRLADRWRRFVHGGWPPARASTHRLPWTRPRGRVARTPS
- a CDS encoding SRPBCC family protein, with translation MLGMTRRWGAALVAGAVLAAGVAGAQEWETVATTPFLIKVRPRPGTKAKDIWAEGELKASAAQIQATLEDQESYRLFMPYVKESRVVRPTDDGGRLTYTRLDLPVVSSRDYICHVVTESKVAPDGTGVYQQRWKAEPDAFPARRDVVRLRLNEGSWRVEPKGEGTSWVVYKFTVDPAGSIPGFLANVGQKDAVVDTLRAVEKRAKSLTVPETPPAK
- a CDS encoding LysR family transcriptional regulator, yielding MRDDLSGLMAFLAVARRRSFTAAATELRVTPSAVSQSLRALEERVGVRLLQRTTRSVGLTEAGTRFLSRLEPAMLGVQDAFESLSELRGRPAGLLRLTLPRYGYQEVLGPRLAEFLTAHPDIRVDIQLDDALVNIVQQGFDAGFRFGELVEREMIAIPVSGDIPMFVVGAPSYLAARGKPKHPRDLRDHDCVNYRSRTTGGILPWGLTDDGKRIDVAVVGRVVVDDAELVLDAAVAGLGLAYVPESRARKLLAEKRLVRVLEAYSPTLPGFFLYYPSRAHVPLKLKALIDFFKLKRRR